In uncultured Methanobrevibacter sp., the genomic window TCATCATCTAAGTGTTCTACATAGCTGTGGAAGTAATTTATGATATATTTTCTTATGAAATCTTTAAATTCTACTGGAATGGCACTGTAATTCTGTAAATATTGTTTAAATTGCTCGATTGCTTCTTGTTTTGAATTTTTTCTGAAGCAATTTTTTAATTCTTGCGCATTTTCGTAATATAATCTCTTTTTTTTACAATTTATCTTATTTCACCGACAATACACTTTAATTTGTGATTAATTGTTTGAAATATGTGAAATGTACATAATTGATGTTTTACTCCTATTTTATCTGCTACATTACGATACATTGAGAATAAATCTGTTGTTAAGCAAATAAATGGTTTATTTGCAGTTGAATCTAGGATAAATTTTTCGTGTTTTTTGGCATTCTGCGATGTACAATTCTTTCTGAGGCTGAAATATTGAGTATTGCATCATATAATGTTTATCTGTAGTGTCTAACTCCATTGAGTCTTAAAATTGCTCATCATATAAATAGTAGCCAGAATATTCGAATTTCTTGTTGGTGATTGTTTCTTCGTGATTTTGGTTTCGGATTGTTTGGTGAGATATTTGTATTCTAAGGAATAATTGGAAGTATTTGCTTATTTTACGAAGTGATTGATATCCAATTCCCATTATTTCAGGTATTTTATCAATTATTTCTTGCAAATATTGTTTATATTTTTTTATTAGTGGATTGTTGTTTATTCCGAATTTTTTTGTTAGATTTTTTGCATTGATATTGCTGTTCTCTGAATTCTGTGATGTTTCCATTGACATTTTGTTTATTTTTTGTTATTGTACCTTTTTTGATTATTTTATAGCTTCCACAACTTAACAAATTGAATTATCGTATCTAAATATGTTATTTTTCATATAAAATAATTTTTGATTTGTATTTTTAATTTTTGGGTTTTTATTTAGTGTTTCTGAAATGATTTTTTCATGATCAATTTTTTTGTCAGAAAAATCAAAAAGTTTAAGTTTTATAAAGTCTATATTACTATTGAGAAATTTAAAATTTGTTTGGTCATAAATTATTATTTGTCCTCATTTATTTAAGTAATTAACTATTTTTTAACCATTTGTTTTTAAATTTAAGAAAAATTAAAACGAATTTTTATCGAAGTGAAATTTCAATTGTAAAAAAAATAAGATTTGAAAGAAACCTATAAAATTTTACAGACTCAAAAAAATTGAAATATGATAGTCAAAATGGTCAGAAATATATTACCCAGAAATGAATGATTATATTACATTGATTTAAAGGTACAAATACCTTTATATACTTAATAGGATAGATATTGAAACAATAAATTTAGGTATGCCGAAATTTTTAGGCATGCCGCTTAAACAAAAAAGGAGAACAGAAAATGTCAGTATATGATTTTGAAGTAAAAGACAGTGACGGAAACATGGTTTCCCTCTCTGAATTTAAAGACAAAGTATTATTGATCGTAAATTCAGCAACCAAATGCGGATTCACACCACAATACACAGAACTGAACGAAATCTACAATGAATTCAAGGATGAAGGTTTTGAAATACTCGATTTCCCATGCAACCAATTCGGTGCACAGGCACCTGGAAGCACAGAAGAAATTGCAGAGGTATGCCGCAACAAATGGCTGGTACCATACCAAATCTTTGATAAAATCGATGTGAACGGTGAAAATGCAGATCCTTTATTTGAATACATTAAAAACGAACAGCCTTTCACAGACATCAAGGGAAAAGGCGCAACCGCATTGAAACTGATGTTAAAAGCAAAAGACAGACACTACAAAGACAACAACGACATCAAATGGAACTTCACCAAGTTCCTAGTTGACCGCCAAGGAAATGTTGTTCGCAGATTCGAGCCAACAGAAGACTTAGGCGACGTTAAAAACGCAGTTAAGGATTTATTATAATCCTTAAAAAACTTTTTTATTTTACCACTATTTTTTAACCAATACCATCAAATAATAATATTGAGGTTAACAAAATGGAAAAATATGACATTATCATTATTGGAGCAGGACCCGGTGGGCTAACCGCCGGAATTTATGCAGGCCGCCAGGGAACAAAAAACCTGATTATCGACCGTGACCTTGCAGGAGGGCTTGGCCGTGAAGTTCCGGAAATGGAAAACTATCCAGGTTTTGAAAACATTTCAGGTTTGGAACTGATTGAAAAGATGAAGGCCCAGGCGATTAAAAACTGTGAGCTGCACGAAATGGAAGAGGTAACAGAAATAATCAAAAATGATGATGAATACCGCTTCACAGTCAAAACAAACAAGGACGAATATCTCTCAAAAACAATAATTCTTGCAACAGGAAGTTCACACAGACACCTTGAAGCCAAAGGAGAAGAGGAATTCAAGGGAAAGGGCGTCAGCTACTGTGCAACATGTGACGGATTTTTCTTCCAGGGCCGTGACATCGTCATGGTGGGTGGAGGAAACAGTGCACTTCAGGAGGCATTATACCTGAACAATTTAGGTGCAAACGTTACCCTAATCCACAGAAGGGACGAATTCCGTGCACAAAGAGAATTGCAAAACCAAATCAAAGAAGCCGGAATCAACACAATTCTCAACGCTACCGTTGAAGAAATCAAAGGCAAAATGCTTGTTGAATCAGTAATATTGAAAGACACAA contains:
- the trxB gene encoding thioredoxin-disulfide reductase, encoding MEKYDIIIIGAGPGGLTAGIYAGRQGTKNLIIDRDLAGGLGREVPEMENYPGFENISGLELIEKMKAQAIKNCELHEMEEVTEIIKNDDEYRFTVKTNKDEYLSKTIILATGSSHRHLEAKGEEEFKGKGVSYCATCDGFFFQGRDIVMVGGGNSALQEALYLNNLGANVTLIHRRDEFRAQRELQNQIKEAGINTILNATVEEIKGKMLVESVILKDTKTGELSELPINGVFISVGYIPHTELAKQLGVELDPSGHIIIDTEQKTNVDYVYAIGDVCVGLKQWIVACGEGAVAATSAYHDLS
- a CDS encoding glutathione peroxidase, whose product is MSVYDFEVKDSDGNMVSLSEFKDKVLLIVNSATKCGFTPQYTELNEIYNEFKDEGFEILDFPCNQFGAQAPGSTEEIAEVCRNKWLVPYQIFDKIDVNGENADPLFEYIKNEQPFTDIKGKGATALKLMLKAKDRHYKDNNDIKWNFTKFLVDRQGNVVRRFEPTEDLGDVKNAVKDLL